From a region of the bacterium genome:
- a CDS encoding metalloregulator ArsR/SmtB family transcription factor has protein sequence MKQAVKTFKALGDPTRLRIVKLLEGGELCVCQLIAVLGMGQSRISRHLSILKEAGLIVDNRKGKWVHYRLCCPDASKNICACLNGLSDDKAVKQDQRAARGAKPLAPCKPNIHKPETKRKDQ, from the coding sequence ATGAAACAAGCCGTAAAAACATTCAAGGCCCTGGGAGATCCCACCCGGCTGCGGATCGTCAAGCTGCTGGAGGGCGGAGAGCTGTGCGTCTGCCAGCTGATAGCGGTGCTGGGCATGGGCCAGTCCCGGATCTCGAGGCACCTTTCCATCCTCAAAGAAGCGGGGCTGATAGTGGACAACCGGAAGGGGAAATGGGTCCACTACCGGCTTTGCTGCCCGGATGCCTCAAAGAACATCTGCGCCTGCCTGAACGGCCTATCCGATGACAAGGCGGTCAAACAGGACCAACGGGCAGCCCGGGGGGCCAAGCCGCTGGCGCCCTGCAAACCCAATATCCATAAACCAGAAACCAAACGCAAGGATCAGTGA